One segment of Indicator indicator isolate 239-I01 chromosome 23, UM_Iind_1.1, whole genome shotgun sequence DNA contains the following:
- the LOC128974718 gene encoding histamine H2 receptor-like has product MLWLCNSSQRLRGFRILVRFRTKAALGNPAERPSGCALAAPGRDQSEGRKKALKTREPKGETERSRAAAGSGGGARPAGAERGGQGRSKARRGGARPVGAEQGRQGRSWAEGGAGVPPGASPGREPRGRRQLQTFSVSAAAGSLSCSLRVLRLQPRAPRSPPPVEDSLRTSSSGKMLVDKNESWLSNFSSAASSFVKGGDSLAGVGLQEVVVGLLLALIDLLTLLGNTVVFLCPVVEKRLRTVTYMFIMSLAMADLLVACLVMPFSIIYEVTGMWLFGRLFCKVWISFDVMFCTASIVTLCFISLDRYCSVVTPYHYSRRMSRGRCILMTCTVWVYSSLISFLPVMQGWNEIPGVALEVGRECIFVTNWVFALVASGLAFFLPSLLMCTMYFFIYRASRLKATRVVSQALGVHYHPASRRQNHLQLEHKATRTISILISAFVLCWLPYFVLNVWLAARGAAGALLADAFKVITWLGYCNSTINPLLYAFLNRDFQRALKKLLGCRHRSQVDIGADVVSIATFSKTAPDLDYSLAVPAPNGLLKGKPK; this is encoded by the exons ATGCTGTGGCTCTGCAATTCCTCCCAAAGGCTGCGGGGCTTTCGCATTTTGGTTCGGTTTAGGACCAAAGCAGCCCTTGGCAACCCTGCTGAACGCCCCTCTGGCTGTGCCCTCGCCGCGCCCGGGAGGGACCAGTCCGAGGGCAGGAAAAAAGCCCTCAAAACACGGGAACCGAAGGGCGAAACGGAGCGGAGCCGCGCCGCGGCCGGCAGCGGGGGCGGAGCAAGGCCGGCAggggcggagcggggcgggCAGGGGCGGAGCAAGGCCCGTAGGGGCGGAGCAAGGCCGGTAGGGGCGGAGCAAGGCCGGCAGGGGCGGAGCTGGgcggagggaggagcaggggtCCCTCCCGGTGCTTCCCCAGGCCGTGAGCCTCGTGGGAGGCGGCAGCTGCAGACGTTCTCGGTAAGTGCCGCCGCCGGgtccctctcctgctctctgcgGGTTTTGCGGCTCCAGCCGCGGGCTCCCCGCTCGCCCCCACCAGTCGAGGACTCCCTTCGCA CTTCTAGCAGTGGGAAGATGCTGGTGGACAAAAATGAATCTTGGTTGTCTAatttctcctctgctgcttcatCCTTTGTGAAGGGAGGTGACAGCCTGGCAGGAGTGGGCCTTCAGGAGGTGGTggttgggctgctgctggctctcatTGACCTGCTCACCCTGCTGGGGAACACTGTGGTCTTCCTCTGCCCCGTGGTGGAGAAGAGGCTGCGCACAGTCACCTACATGTTCATCATGTCCTTAGCCATGGCAGACCTCCTGGTGGCTTGTCTGGTCATGCCCTTCAG catcatCTATGAGGTGACAGGGATGTGGCTGTTTGGGAGGCTCTTCTGCAAAGTCTGGATCTCCTTTGATGTCATGTTCTGCACTGCATCCATTGTCACCTTGTGCTTCATCAGCTTGGACAGGTACTGCTCCGTGGTGACTCCCTACCACTATTCCAGGAGGATGTCTCGAGGCAG GTGCATCCTGATGACCTGCACGGTCTGGGTCTACTCCTCCCTCATCTCCTTCCTTCCAGTCATGCAGGGCTGGAACGAGATCCCGGGGGTGGCCTTGGAGGTGGGCCGGGAGTGCATCTTTGTCACCAACTGGGTGTTTGCCCTGGTGGCCTCTGGCCTGGCCTTCTTCCTGCCCTCGCTGCTGATGTGCACGATGTACTTCTTCATCTACCGCGCCTCGCGCCTCAAGGCCACCCGCGTCGTGTCGCAGGCCCTGGGCGTGCACTACCACCCCGCCAGCCGGCGCCAGAAccacctgcagctggagcacaaGGCCACCAGGACCATCAGCATCCTCATCTCGGCCTTcgtgctctgctggctgccctaCTTCGTGCTCAACGTCTGGCTGGCCGCGCGCGGTGCCGCTGGCGCCCTGCTGGCCGACGCCTTCAAGGTCATCACCTGGCTGGGGTACTGCAACTCCACCATCAATCCCCTGCTCTACGCCTTCCTCAATAGGGACTTCCAGCGGGCCCTCAagaagctgctgggctgcaggcacaggtcTCAGGTGGACATCGGAGCAGATGTGGTCTCCATAGCCACCTTCTCCAAGACTGCTCCAGACCTCGACTACAGCCTTGCAGTGCCAGCACCCAACGGCCTCCTGAAGGGCAAACCCAAGTGA